In Cryptomeria japonica chromosome 10, Sugi_1.0, whole genome shotgun sequence, a genomic segment contains:
- the LOC131859248 gene encoding protein LURP-one-related 11-like codes for MAQVHPDSIFSSPHVYIDHKFCSASATHFTVLKKSLLLNGKGFTVFNSLGNLVFRVDNYASISKNEVLLMDDAGHLLLTLRRKFFRKRWEAFRGNPMESEKATFSLVKSLGFSNKITANVFVNGVRKSKVWDYKIKGSCKSSWTIFTVSGETIGQVKRKEVKSDIVLGNDILNLVVEGRVDQAFVMGLLIMFDQIS; via the exons ATGGCTCAAGTGCATCCTGATTCTATTTTCTCGTCTCCCCATGTTTATATAGATCATAAATTCTGTTCAGCCTCAGCTACCCACTTCACAGTTTTGAAGAAATCCCTATTACTGAATGGCAAAGGATTCACCGTGTTCAATTCGTTGGGAAATCTGGTTTTCAGAGTAGATAATTATGCATCCATTTCAAAAAATGAAGTGCTTCTCATGGATGATGCAGGCCACCTTCTTCTGACACTGAGGCGCAAG TTTTTCAG GAAAAGATGGGAAGCATTCAGAGGAAATCCCATGGAGTCTGAGAAAGCCACATTTAGCCTTGTAAAGTCGTTGGGATTCTCAAACAAAATTACTGCCAATGTATTTGTAAATGGAGTTAGAAAATCGAAGGTCTGGGATTACAAGATCAAAGGGTCGTGCAAGTCATCGTGGACAATATTCACTGTCTCCGGAGAGACCATTGGACAG GTTAAACGAAAGGAAGTTAAATCGGATATAGTGCTGGGGAATGATATTCTCAATCTGGTTGTTGAAGGGAGAGTTGATCAAGCCTTTGTAATGGGACTTCTTATTATGTTTGATCAGATAAGTTGA